A window of Haliscomenobacter hydrossis DSM 1100 contains these coding sequences:
- a CDS encoding SRPBCC family protein yields the protein MPNQDYQISITVDAAAPEVFNSINNVSKWWTEDLEGSSQALNDEFTVRFGEVHVSSQKLVELVPNQKVIWLVTDSKLNFIEDKAEWTNTTVSFELTEQDGKTQIHFTHHGLIPEVECYNNCVKGWDHYIKGSLFKLLTEGKGTPGVK from the coding sequence ATGCCCAATCAAGATTATCAGATCAGCATCACGGTTGATGCTGCCGCGCCGGAAGTATTCAACAGCATCAACAACGTTTCGAAATGGTGGACAGAAGATTTGGAAGGCAGCTCGCAAGCGCTGAACGATGAATTTACGGTTCGTTTTGGCGAGGTTCATGTGTCCAGTCAAAAACTGGTAGAGCTCGTTCCCAACCAAAAAGTGATCTGGCTGGTCACAGACAGCAAGCTCAATTTTATTGAGGACAAAGCGGAATGGACGAACACGACCGTCAGCTTTGAGCTTACGGAGCAGGATGGCAAAACCCAAATCCATTTTACGCACCACGGCTTGATTCCCGAAGTGGAGTGTTACAACAATTGTGTGAAGGGCTGGGACCATTACATCAAAGGGAGTTTGTTCAAATTGCTGACGGAAGGGAAAGGGACGCCGGGGGTGAAATAA
- a CDS encoding ArsR/SmtB family transcription factor: MNLRRDVFQAIADPTRRAILLLVASQTMTAGAIASNFDTARPTVSKHLHILTECELLKQEQNGREIHYHINAKKMKEVADFIEPFRDMWDERFNKLEAFMKNYKPKN, from the coding sequence ATGAATTTAAGACGAGACGTATTTCAAGCCATCGCCGACCCGACCCGAAGGGCCATCCTGCTGTTGGTCGCCTCACAAACCATGACCGCGGGTGCAATAGCCTCAAACTTTGACACCGCCAGACCCACCGTATCCAAACACTTACACATCCTCACCGAGTGTGAATTGCTGAAACAAGAGCAAAATGGCAGGGAAATTCACTACCACATCAATGCAAAAAAAATGAAGGAAGTCGCCGACTTTATTGAACCCTTCCGCGATATGTGGGATGAGCGCTTCAATAAGCTGGAAGCCTTCATGAAAAACTACAAACCCAAAAACTAA
- a CDS encoding SRPBCC domain-containing protein, producing MERKTKINTEDGKQEILITREFDLPLVLLFKAYVEPEIVEQWMGTKVLKLENKPHGSYQFETTDPKGNKHGFNGVIHEFVPNQKITRTFEMENTPFAVQLEFLSFEELTADSSKLSMQIIYKSVALRDQMLQLPFAQGINMAHNRLQDIFNKLK from the coding sequence ATGGAACGAAAAACCAAAATCAACACCGAGGACGGCAAACAGGAAATACTGATCACCCGGGAATTTGATCTGCCCTTGGTATTGCTATTCAAAGCCTATGTTGAGCCCGAGATTGTGGAGCAATGGATGGGCACCAAAGTGCTGAAACTCGAAAACAAACCGCACGGCAGTTATCAGTTTGAAACCACTGATCCCAAGGGAAACAAACATGGGTTTAATGGGGTCATCCACGAGTTTGTGCCCAACCAGAAAATCACCCGGACCTTTGAAATGGAGAATACCCCTTTTGCCGTCCAACTGGAGTTTCTGTCCTTTGAAGAATTGACTGCCGACAGCAGCAAACTCAGCATGCAAATCATTTATAAATCCGTCGCACTCCGGGACCAAATGCTGCAACTGCCCTTTGCGCAAGGCATCAACATGGCCCACAACCGCTTGCAAGACATCTTCAACAAACTCAAATAA
- a CDS encoding YdeI/OmpD-associated family protein, with protein MNPKVDFYFNKAKKWQAELEQLRTIVLDCLLTEELKWGVPCYTFQHNNIVLIHAFKEYCAFLFFKGALLHDAQGILIQQTEHVQAARQIRFTSVQQIVEMEATLKAYIYEAVELGKAGLKVELKKTSEFSIPEEFQHKLAEIPALKTAFHALTPGRQRAYLLHFSAPKQAKTREARIEKWLQQMLDGKGLDD; from the coding sequence ATGAATCCCAAGGTTGATTTTTACTTCAACAAAGCCAAGAAGTGGCAGGCAGAATTGGAGCAATTGAGAACGATCGTTCTGGATTGCCTGCTGACCGAAGAATTGAAATGGGGTGTCCCTTGTTATACGTTTCAACACAATAACATCGTCTTGATCCACGCGTTTAAAGAATACTGTGCGTTTTTGTTTTTTAAAGGTGCCTTGTTGCATGATGCCCAGGGCATACTCATCCAACAAACGGAGCATGTGCAGGCGGCACGCCAGATTCGCTTCACCAGTGTTCAGCAGATCGTGGAGATGGAAGCTACCTTGAAAGCCTATATTTATGAAGCCGTTGAACTGGGAAAAGCGGGTTTGAAAGTGGAGTTAAAAAAGACCAGTGAATTCAGCATTCCTGAAGAATTTCAGCATAAATTAGCTGAAATCCCGGCCCTAAAAACTGCTTTTCATGCATTGACTCCCGGACGGCAAAGAGCATACCTGCTGCATTTTTCTGCCCCCAAACAAGCCAAAACCAGGGAGGCAAGGATTGAAAAATGGTTGCAGCAAATGCTCGATGGGAAGGGCTTAGATGACTGA
- a CDS encoding Crp/Fnr family transcriptional regulator, which yields MSQILRQQIEKIIQITDAEFDHIFPHFTTKKFKKHQFVIQEGEYVPNDYFILNGCLKSYFTDKNGKEHILQFGMQDWWITDYQAYYNQSTATINIDCIEDSELLCLSFQNREKLCAEIHKIEHFFRKKTNKHNIALQQRILSLLSNNAKEKYDQLLQLYPLLFQKVPKQLIASYLGVTRETLSRFKSSSK from the coding sequence ATGAGTCAAATTTTACGACAACAAATAGAAAAAATCATTCAAATTACTGACGCAGAGTTTGACCATATTTTTCCACATTTCACGACAAAGAAATTCAAAAAACACCAATTTGTCATTCAAGAAGGAGAATATGTACCAAACGATTATTTCATTCTGAATGGTTGTTTGAAATCATACTTTACGGATAAAAATGGCAAAGAACACATTCTGCAGTTTGGAATGCAAGACTGGTGGATCACTGACTATCAGGCCTATTACAATCAATCAACAGCGACAATCAACATAGACTGCATTGAAGACAGCGAATTGCTTTGTTTATCTTTTCAGAATAGGGAAAAACTTTGTGCGGAAATCCATAAAATAGAGCACTTTTTTAGAAAAAAAACCAACAAACACAATATTGCCTTACAACAACGAATACTTTCTTTATTGAGCAATAACGCTAAAGAAAAATACGACCAATTGCTACAATTGTATCCCCTGCTTTTCCAAAAAGTTCCCAAACAACTTATAGCCTCTTATTTGGGTGTTACAAGGGAAACACTTAGCCGATTCAAATCTTCTTCAAAATAA
- a CDS encoding YceI family protein → MAKFQIQQTSSTVNWTGKKVLGLHTGRINIANGYIEIKDNNISGGEIQIDMTSIVITDIVDKKTNHDFLEHLLNDDFFSVDKFKTSKLIITGSNKIEINKFKIDGNLIIKDISHPVSFIATVEVFTNTLHSLGEIVIDRTIYNIRYGSGKFIDNLGDKLIYDDFVLQFKLVGQA, encoded by the coding sequence ATGGCAAAATTTCAAATTCAACAAACAAGCAGCACTGTAAACTGGACTGGCAAAAAGGTCCTAGGTTTGCATACAGGAAGAATCAATATTGCAAATGGCTATATTGAAATTAAGGACAACAATATTTCGGGTGGCGAAATCCAGATTGATATGACCTCAATTGTGATTACAGACATTGTCGACAAAAAAACTAACCACGATTTCTTGGAACATCTGTTAAACGATGACTTTTTCTCTGTTGATAAATTCAAAACATCGAAACTTATCATAACAGGCTCCAACAAAATTGAAATCAATAAATTTAAAATTGATGGAAATCTTATTATCAAAGACATTTCACACCCAGTAAGTTTTATAGCCACAGTGGAAGTATTTACCAATACATTGCATTCTTTGGGCGAAATTGTAATTGACAGAACGATATACAATATTCGATATGGTTCTGGAAAATTTATTGATAATTTGGGTGATAAGCTAATTTATGATGATTTTGTTTTGCAATTTAAACTTGTAGGGCAGGCATAA
- a CDS encoding NAD(P)H-dependent flavin oxidoreductase — protein MWNKTKFTKLLGIDYPIVQGPFGGGLSSVQLTSTVSNAGGLGSFGGQPFSSQEIIETCNEIRKFTNKAFNINLWVNDRDARLATFGDEEYKKLTALFKPYFDELGLPIPARPTNLGTKFEEQIEAIYEAKPAVFSFVYGIPSSSILENCSRLGIKTVGAATTVDEAIALENAGVDAIVATGFEAGGHRVSFLRSAEDSLTGTFSLIPQVADHVKIPIIAAGGIADSRGIKAALALGADAVQMGTAFLATAQSNASQDHKDKLFTPAAKYTTLTKVFTGRLSRGIRNRLTEELKNHENLFAPYPLQSKFMGLLKAYPATANSNPDFKSYWAGQSASLLKHRDAKTLMETLVNEMNKI, from the coding sequence ATGTGGAATAAAACAAAATTCACAAAACTCTTGGGAATAGATTATCCAATAGTTCAAGGTCCATTTGGCGGCGGACTATCCTCTGTTCAGCTTACTAGTACCGTTTCAAATGCAGGTGGGTTAGGTTCGTTTGGCGGTCAACCATTTTCCTCTCAAGAAATTATTGAAACCTGTAATGAAATAAGAAAATTTACCAACAAAGCTTTCAATATCAACTTGTGGGTGAACGACAGAGATGCACGTTTGGCCACCTTTGGCGATGAAGAGTATAAGAAACTTACAGCATTATTCAAGCCATATTTCGATGAATTAGGTTTGCCCATACCTGCAAGACCAACTAATCTTGGAACTAAATTTGAAGAACAAATTGAAGCCATTTATGAAGCAAAACCAGCAGTATTTAGCTTTGTTTATGGGATACCTTCATCATCCATTTTAGAAAATTGCAGCAGACTTGGCATAAAAACAGTTGGTGCAGCAACCACCGTAGATGAAGCAATTGCTTTGGAAAACGCAGGAGTTGATGCAATAGTTGCAACAGGTTTTGAAGCAGGTGGGCATAGGGTTTCGTTTTTAAGGTCGGCAGAAGATTCTTTAACCGGAACATTTTCACTTATTCCTCAAGTTGCTGACCATGTAAAAATTCCAATCATCGCGGCAGGTGGCATCGCAGATTCAAGAGGAATAAAAGCTGCATTGGCATTAGGCGCTGATGCTGTACAAATGGGCACTGCTTTTTTAGCAACAGCACAATCAAATGCTTCACAAGACCATAAAGACAAACTTTTTACACCCGCTGCAAAATACACAACGCTTACAAAAGTTTTTACGGGTCGTTTATCCAGAGGAATTAGAAACAGGCTTACGGAAGAATTGAAAAATCACGAAAACTTATTTGCACCATATCCATTACAAAGTAAATTTATGGGTTTACTAAAAGCATATCCAGCAACGGCAAACTCAAACCCAGACTTCAAATCTTATTGGGCTGGACAATCTGCTTCACTATTAAAACATCGAGACGCTAAAACATTGATGGAAACATTGGTAAACGAAATGAATAAAATATAA
- a CDS encoding ABC transporter permease, with product MLPWLQHYEYRTEISWWVFAAAAVGSLGITLLTASYQALKAGLVNPVRSLKSE from the coding sequence ATGCTCCCATGGTTGCAGCATTACGAGTACCGAACGGAGATTTCCTGGTGGGTGTTTGCGGCAGCGGCGGTAGGGTCGCTGGGGATTACGCTGCTGACGGCGAGTTATCAGGCGCTGAAGGCGGGGTTGGTGAATCCGGTGAGGTCGTTGAAGTCGGAGTGA
- a CDS encoding ABC transporter permease, with product MLRNYLKIAWRNLLKNKTFSSINIFGLAIGLSCFILITLYVVDELSYERFYPNAARTYRVDSDIRFGGTDLNLAVCSDPFGATLKKDYPEVEQYVRFYASDGRKFIKRGTETIIENRVAHVDSTYFDVFPRPILAGNPKTALDEPNTVAISESAAQKYFGTTDATGKTLEVGINEKTIYKVTAVYADMPSNSHFHFDFLFSMDNVTDYNYGNFLSHNFHTYIRLREDADPRALEKKFPDLINRYVLPQAQGFMEIKSMADFEKSGNKLSYSLIPTTDIHLKSDRLVELDVNGNMQYVSVFGIVALFLLLIACINFMNLSTARSANRAKEVGIRKVLGTERQTLIGQFMAESTLTSYLAFAFALGLVALALPYFNELAAKTFSITMLFSPRYLPFLLLFPLAVGFLAGYYPAFFLSSFRPIEVLKGKLNTSAAKSNFRNALVTFQFAISLLLIISTVIVYKQLNYIQSKNLGFDKDQVLIINATSGLEDNKEAFKNEIKQLTGVKGACYAGYLPVDNSSRSDNTFSKYAVMDAKSGFNMQIWNIDHDYIPTLGMEMAKGRNFSRSYGADSSGIIINETAAKILGYPDPIGKKLYTSDGNSSTQTIAYTIVGVVKNFNYQSLRENVGPLAMRLGFNRWETAFKVNMSEAPNLIAQIESKWKQMAPAMPFKYQFLDEAFDEMYRAEQRIGKVALTFAFLTILIACLGLFGLVTYMTEQRTKEIGIRKVLGASVAGITALLAKDFLKLVLIAILIASPLAWYFMSKWLANFAFRINIQWWMFVGAGVLAVLIAFLTIGWQSMRAALANPIKSLRSE from the coding sequence ATGCTGCGCAACTACCTCAAAATCGCCTGGAGAAATCTCCTCAAAAACAAAACGTTCAGCTCAATCAACATTTTTGGGCTGGCCATTGGGTTGAGCTGTTTCATCCTCATCACCCTGTATGTGGTGGATGAGCTGAGTTACGAACGCTTTTACCCCAATGCAGCGCGCACTTACCGCGTCGATTCGGACATTCGTTTTGGGGGCACTGATTTGAATCTCGCGGTTTGTTCCGATCCCTTTGGTGCCACTCTGAAAAAAGACTACCCGGAGGTCGAGCAATATGTCCGCTTTTATGCCAGTGATGGCCGAAAATTCATCAAACGCGGTACCGAAACCATCATTGAAAACCGCGTAGCCCACGTGGATTCCACCTATTTTGACGTGTTCCCGCGCCCTATTTTGGCGGGTAATCCCAAAACGGCACTGGACGAGCCCAACACGGTGGCCATTAGTGAGTCGGCGGCCCAAAAATATTTTGGCACGACCGATGCTACGGGTAAAACCCTCGAAGTAGGCATCAACGAAAAAACCATCTACAAGGTGACCGCCGTGTATGCGGACATGCCCAGCAATTCCCATTTCCATTTCGACTTTTTGTTTTCGATGGACAATGTCACAGATTACAACTACGGAAACTTTTTAAGCCACAATTTTCACACCTATATCCGCTTGCGTGAAGACGCCGATCCCCGGGCTTTGGAGAAAAAATTCCCGGATCTGATCAACCGCTACGTATTGCCCCAGGCCCAGGGTTTCATGGAGATCAAAAGTATGGCCGACTTCGAAAAATCGGGCAATAAACTCAGTTACTCCTTGATTCCAACGACGGACATTCACCTGAAATCGGATCGACTGGTGGAACTGGATGTAAACGGCAACATGCAGTACGTGTCCGTTTTTGGCATTGTAGCCTTGTTCCTGCTGCTGATTGCCTGCATCAATTTTATGAACCTGAGTACGGCCCGCTCGGCCAACCGCGCCAAAGAAGTGGGCATCCGCAAGGTCTTAGGCACCGAGCGCCAAACCCTGATCGGACAATTTATGGCCGAATCCACCCTGACCAGTTACCTTGCGTTTGCATTTGCATTGGGGTTGGTGGCGCTGGCATTGCCTTATTTTAATGAATTGGCAGCCAAAACGTTTTCCATCACCATGCTATTCAGTCCACGTTATTTACCATTTTTATTGCTTTTCCCCTTGGCTGTTGGTTTTTTGGCAGGGTATTATCCGGCGTTTTTTCTCTCTTCATTCCGTCCCATTGAGGTATTGAAAGGCAAACTGAATACGAGTGCGGCTAAAAGTAATTTTCGCAACGCACTGGTTACTTTTCAATTTGCCATTTCCCTTTTGCTGATCATTTCTACCGTGATCGTGTACAAGCAACTCAATTACATTCAAAGCAAAAACCTGGGTTTTGACAAAGACCAGGTGTTGATCATCAACGCAACCTCGGGTTTGGAGGACAACAAAGAGGCCTTCAAAAACGAGATAAAACAACTGACGGGGGTAAAAGGTGCCTGTTACGCTGGGTATTTACCAGTAGACAACTCTTCCCGAAGTGACAACACGTTTTCCAAATACGCGGTGATGGATGCCAAATCCGGGTTCAATATGCAAATCTGGAACATCGACCACGACTACATTCCTACCCTCGGGATGGAAATGGCCAAAGGGCGCAATTTTTCAAGGTCGTATGGGGCTGATTCAAGCGGCATCATCATCAATGAAACCGCCGCTAAAATTTTGGGTTACCCCGATCCGATTGGGAAAAAGCTCTACACTTCGGACGGCAATTCCAGTACCCAGACTATTGCCTACACCATTGTGGGCGTAGTCAAAAACTTTAACTATCAATCCCTGCGCGAAAATGTAGGCCCGCTGGCGATGCGCCTGGGTTTCAACCGTTGGGAAACGGCCTTCAAAGTCAACATGAGCGAAGCGCCCAATTTGATTGCCCAAATCGAGTCCAAGTGGAAGCAGATGGCACCCGCCATGCCTTTCAAATACCAATTTTTGGATGAAGCTTTTGATGAGATGTACCGCGCCGAACAACGCATCGGCAAGGTGGCGCTCACTTTTGCGTTTTTGACCATTCTGATTGCTTGCCTGGGCTTGTTTGGACTGGTGACGTACATGACGGAGCAACGCACCAAAGAAATTGGCATTCGCAAGGTGCTGGGGGCATCCGTGGCGGGCATCACCGCTTTGTTGGCCAAAGATTTTTTGAAACTCGTGCTCATTGCGATCCTCATCGCTTCGCCATTGGCCTGGTATTTCATGAGCAAGTGGCTGGCCAATTTTGCCTTCCGCATCAATATCCAGTGGTGGATGTTTGTGGGGGCGGGTGTGCTGGCGGTGTTGATCGCGTTTTTGACGATTGGTTGGCAGAGCATGCGGGCGGCGCTGGCGAACCCGATCAAGTCTTTGCGCAGCGAGTAG
- a CDS encoding AAA-like domain-containing protein: protein MRRPSTNMQKEFNITGLCRPAKHYMADVSGKLAQVYKLVEKGAYFVINRPRQYGKTTMLYSLAAFLQKKEDYIVFNTSFEGIGDSIFENEKNFSAGFVKLLTKHASVSAPFLMDWLNQNKAEIDNLEALSSLITSIAIQAEKKMVLLIDEVDKSSNNQLFISFLAMLRNKYLESDNFPTFHSVILAGVHDVKSLKLKLRPDDEQKYNSPWNIATEFTVDMNLQVAEMIPMLEEYARDKQVTLDATAVAERLFYYTSGYPFLVSKLCKTIDEQILPAKTAANWTPGDVELAASMIVKENNTNFDSLIKNLENNPDLYNLVHKKLVDIEYQSYSIHDPTVSQGLMYGILKNGLGISIHNRIYEEVIYAYMTSKATSQVLLGAYNVPQNFRLPDQRLNMEAVLLKFQAFMKEQHSKKDADFLERNGRLVFLAFIKPIINGSGYDFKEPQISEERRLDVVITYFQHRYITELKIWRGAKVHAEGLAQLADYLERQGLAEGYLLVFDQGKKKSWKSGWEVVQGKRVFGVWV, encoded by the coding sequence GTGCGAAGACCAAGCACCAACATGCAGAAAGAGTTCAACATCACTGGCCTTTGCCGACCAGCAAAACACTACATGGCTGATGTGTCTGGCAAACTGGCTCAGGTGTACAAATTGGTAGAAAAGGGCGCATATTTTGTCATCAATCGCCCACGGCAGTATGGCAAGACGACAATGCTGTACAGTCTTGCTGCTTTTTTGCAAAAGAAAGAAGATTACATTGTATTCAATACCAGTTTTGAAGGAATAGGGGATTCAATTTTTGAAAATGAAAAAAATTTTTCTGCTGGTTTTGTAAAGTTGCTAACCAAACATGCGTCTGTATCAGCTCCTTTTTTAATGGATTGGCTCAATCAAAATAAGGCTGAAATTGATAATCTAGAAGCACTATCCTCATTGATTACCAGCATAGCCATTCAGGCTGAGAAAAAAATGGTGCTACTCATTGACGAAGTAGACAAAAGCAGCAACAATCAGTTGTTCATCAGTTTTTTGGCGATGCTGCGCAACAAATACCTGGAAAGCGACAACTTCCCAACCTTCCACTCCGTAATCCTCGCGGGTGTACACGATGTCAAATCCCTCAAACTCAAACTTCGTCCCGACGACGAACAAAAATACAACTCCCCCTGGAACATCGCCACTGAGTTCACCGTAGACATGAACCTACAAGTGGCCGAAATGATCCCCATGCTGGAGGAATACGCCCGTGACAAACAGGTCACACTGGATGCGACTGCCGTAGCCGAGCGCCTGTTTTATTACACCTCTGGCTATCCTTTTTTGGTCAGCAAGTTGTGCAAAACGATTGATGAACAAATTTTGCCCGCCAAAACCGCAGCAAACTGGACACCCGGTGATGTTGAACTGGCAGCTTCCATGATTGTCAAAGAGAACAATACCAACTTCGATAGCTTGATCAAAAACCTGGAAAACAATCCGGACCTCTACAACCTCGTGCACAAAAAACTGGTAGATATCGAGTACCAAAGTTATTCCATCCACGACCCGACAGTGAGCCAGGGCCTGATGTACGGCATCCTCAAAAATGGACTGGGCATCAGCATTCACAACCGCATTTATGAGGAGGTCATCTACGCCTACATGACCTCCAAAGCGACCTCCCAAGTGCTTTTGGGTGCGTACAACGTGCCGCAAAACTTCCGCTTACCCGATCAGCGTTTGAACATGGAAGCGGTGCTGCTCAAGTTTCAGGCTTTTATGAAGGAGCAACACAGCAAAAAAGATGCTGATTTTTTGGAGAGAAATGGCCGCCTGGTCTTCCTCGCTTTCATCAAGCCCATCATCAACGGTTCGGGCTACGACTTTAAAGAGCCCCAAATCTCGGAAGAACGCCGCCTGGATGTGGTCATCACCTACTTCCAACACAGATACATCACAGAGCTTAAAATTTGGCGCGGTGCCAAGGTGCACGCGGAGGGTTTGGCCCAATTGGCAGATTATCTGGAGCGACAAGGGCTAGCGGAAGGGTACTTGCTCGTTTTTGATCAGGGGAAAAAGAAGAGTTGGAAAAGCGGCTGGGAAGTAGTGCAGGGGAAACGGGTGTTTGGGGTGTGGGTCTGA
- a CDS encoding ABC transporter permease has protein sequence MFKNNFLIALRSLSKNKVSSFINIAGLAVGMAVAMLIGLWIWDELSYDQYHPNYDRIAQVMQHQTFNGHQGTESSIPIPLEPELRSKYGHNFKYLAMASWQGEHILSHGEKMITQEGNFMDKDITKILSLAMLKGTHESLNELNSVLISQSTAQALFGEAEPMGKMIKIDNSQEVKVTGVYADLPFNTTFHDLHFIAPWALYVATQDWVREARDQNEWGNNSFQLFAQITDQADMAQLSAKIKNVKYDKVDKDEKKFKAEIFLHPMKDWHLNSNWEEGVQTGGFMQYVRLFAIVGIFVLLLACINFMNLSTARSEKRAKEVGIRKTIGSQRGQLIRQFFSESFLVVVFAFALAVVFILLVLPWFNEVADKKMSFPWTEPVFWLSSLGFMVFTGLVAGSYPAFYLSSFQPIKVLKGTFKAGRFASLPRKALVVLQFTISVTFIIGTIIVYQQIQHTKNRPLGYDNKGIIMVQMTSPDFAGKYDLLRNELKSKGTIVEMAESSSPLTAVWSNNGGFNWEGKDPSLDAEFATIRVTHDFGKTVGWEFTQGRDFSRDFSTDSSALVINEAAVKFMNLDQPIGKKVDWNDESFTIIGVIKDMVMQSPYDPVKQTVYLINYENVSWISLKLNPAKSASASLASVKETFKKYIPSAPFDYEFADETFNEKFEAEERVGTLAAAFAGLAVFISCLGLFGLASFAAEQRTKEIGIRKVLGASVNNLWGLLSRDFVLLVFISCLLAVPIAYYYLDSWLQQYQYRTEISWWVFGFAALGAVAITLLTVSFQAIRAATINPVKSLRSE, from the coding sequence ATGTTTAAAAATAATTTCCTGATTGCCCTGCGTAGCCTTTCCAAAAATAAGGTGTCGTCTTTCATCAACATTGCTGGTCTGGCGGTAGGCATGGCCGTGGCGATGCTGATTGGCTTGTGGATTTGGGACGAACTGTCCTACGACCAATACCACCCCAACTACGACCGCATTGCCCAGGTGATGCAACACCAAACCTTCAATGGCCATCAGGGTACCGAATCCTCCATTCCGATTCCACTGGAGCCAGAATTGCGCAGCAAATACGGCCACAACTTCAAATACCTGGCCATGGCCAGTTGGCAAGGGGAACATATTTTGAGTCATGGGGAAAAAATGATCACCCAGGAAGGCAATTTTATGGACAAGGACATCACTAAAATTTTGTCTTTAGCCATGCTGAAAGGTACCCATGAGAGCTTGAACGAACTTAACTCGGTGCTGATTTCTCAATCGACGGCACAAGCGCTTTTTGGCGAAGCCGAGCCAATGGGAAAAATGATCAAAATAGACAATAGCCAGGAAGTGAAAGTGACCGGAGTGTACGCAGATTTGCCGTTCAACACTACTTTTCACGACCTACATTTCATTGCACCCTGGGCTTTGTACGTGGCTACCCAGGACTGGGTCCGGGAAGCCCGTGACCAAAACGAATGGGGCAACAATTCCTTCCAATTGTTCGCCCAGATTACCGATCAGGCTGATATGGCCCAGCTCAGTGCCAAAATCAAAAATGTAAAATACGACAAGGTCGACAAAGACGAGAAAAAATTCAAAGCCGAAATCTTCCTGCACCCCATGAAGGATTGGCACCTGAATTCCAACTGGGAAGAAGGGGTTCAAACAGGTGGTTTTATGCAGTACGTAAGGCTGTTTGCCATTGTAGGCATTTTTGTGTTGCTCCTGGCTTGTATCAATTTTATGAACCTGAGCACGGCGCGCAGCGAAAAACGCGCCAAAGAGGTAGGCATCCGCAAAACCATTGGTTCGCAGCGCGGGCAACTCATCCGGCAATTTTTCAGTGAATCATTCCTGGTGGTTGTTTTTGCTTTTGCCCTGGCGGTTGTTTTTATCTTGCTGGTTTTGCCCTGGTTCAATGAAGTAGCCGACAAAAAAATGAGTTTCCCCTGGACGGAACCCGTGTTTTGGTTGTCCAGCCTGGGTTTTATGGTCTTTACCGGCCTGGTAGCGGGCAGTTATCCGGCCTTTTACCTCTCTTCTTTTCAGCCCATTAAAGTGTTGAAAGGTACTTTTAAAGCAGGGCGTTTTGCATCTCTTCCCCGCAAAGCCCTGGTGGTGCTGCAATTTACCATTTCGGTTACCTTTATCATTGGCACCATCATCGTTTACCAGCAAATCCAGCACACCAAAAACCGCCCCCTCGGCTACGACAACAAGGGCATCATCATGGTGCAGATGACCTCCCCGGATTTTGCTGGCAAATACGACTTACTGCGGAACGAGCTCAAAAGTAAAGGCACGATTGTAGAAATGGCCGAATCTTCCAGCCCTCTGACGGCGGTTTGGTCCAACAATGGGGGCTTCAATTGGGAAGGAAAAGACCCCAGCCTGGATGCGGAATTTGCCACCATTCGGGTTACCCATGATTTTGGCAAAACGGTGGGATGGGAATTTACTCAGGGGCGCGATTTTTCCAGGGATTTTTCCACGGATAGCTCCGCGCTGGTCATCAATGAGGCTGCGGTAAAATTTATGAACCTGGATCAGCCCATCGGTAAAAAAGTGGACTGGAACGACGAAAGTTTCACCATTATCGGCGTCATCAAAGACATGGTGATGCAATCGCCTTATGATCCGGTTAAACAAACCGTGTACCTGATTAATTATGAAAACGTCAGTTGGATCAGCCTGAAATTGAACCCTGCCAAAAGTGCTAGTGCATCGCTGGCCAGTGTGAAGGAGACGTTTAAAAAATACATCCCCTCGGCACCCTTTGATTACGAGTTTGCCGATGAAACGTTTAATGAAAAGTTCGAAGCCGAGGAGCGGGTAGGTACACTTGCGGCAGCATTTGCGGGCCTGGCGGTGTTTATCTCTTGCCTGGGTTTGTTTGGGCTGGCCTCTTTTGCGGCGGAGCAGCGCACCAAAGAAATTGGCATCCGCAAGGTCCTGGGCGCTTCGGTGAACAACCTGTGGGGCTTATTGTCGCGCGATTTTGTGTTGCTGGTGTTCATCTCCTGTTTGCTGGCGGTACCAATTGCCTATTATTATTTGGATAGTTGGCTACAACAGTACCAGTACCGAACGGAAATTTCCTGGTGGGTATTTGGATTTGCGGCGCTGGGCGCGGTGGCGATTACTTTGCTGACGGTGAGTTTTCAGGCGATTCGGGCGGCGACGATTAATCCGGTGAAGTCGCTGCGGAGTGAGTGA